The Raphanus sativus cultivar WK10039 unplaced genomic scaffold, ASM80110v3 Scaffold2332, whole genome shotgun sequence genome contains the following window.
TACCTTCTTTGTTGAAGTAATTGCTCACTTTCTTCTAGATTCCTCTTTTGGCCGTCAACAGtctattaaaaaaacacacataCATCATCAGTAAAATACCTTCCCAAAAGCACATGTCAAATGATGATATCAGACCAAacagagagaaacaaaaaccatTGGTTCATTACCATAGTAGTTTTGGATCCAAGGGATCCTGAAATCGAATTCAACAGCTGCTGGCACTTATCAAAATGGCCGTTCAATTCACTCACCTGCAATTCCACACATACACAATTCAACATTCAAAAACCCTAGACAGAAACCTCAAACAAAGACCTAGATCATCTTTGTTAGAGACAAGGAAAGAAACCAAACCAGAGCATCAGAGTTCTGATCTCGTGTTCCTGTTTCAACAGCATCTGATAGTTTCTCCACCAACTGCAAATACCATATACATTAGACACCCAACAATTCCCATAAAAAAAACTGGATAATTTGGTTTGGTTGCTTTACAGGATAGAGATGGAAATGAGAAGCTAAAGACTGGTGCTGCTGCGGAGTCTGAACCGATTGCTGCGGAGTATGCACcaactgctgctgctgctgcggtGTATGCATCATAGATTGCGGAGTATGAACCATCGTCTGTTGCGGCGGCGGAGGGGACTGCAAAGACGATTGC
Protein-coding sequences here:
- the LOC108819496 gene encoding mediator of RNA polymerase II transcription subunit 9, which codes for MDQFAGGNWSMIPNVQAQGSFGTPTNQDHLFLQQQQQQPQQFHQQQTQQQFQPQQQQQQQEMQFQQFQQQQQFIQQQQFHHQQHRLLHSPIQQQQPQSSLQSPPPPQQTMVHTPQSMMHTPQQQQQLVHTPQQSVQTPQQHQSLASHFHLYPLVEKLSDAVETGTRDQNSDALVSELNGHFDKCQQLLNSISGSLGSKTTMTVDGQKRNLEESEQLLQQRRDLIMEYRKSIEDLVKIEP